One Acetobacterium sp. KB-1 DNA segment encodes these proteins:
- a CDS encoding Csac_0668 family 2Fe-2S cluster-binding (seleno)protein gives MKVIDECCCECTTQNLNKTKESCPVCNNEGVTVSRITVEHLVTDDNRKAVWGDNYRICMNEDCDVAYYNVDNGIKFLKVQVSVPIWFKKDANPKYSCYCSKVTEEQVIEAVVKHGVKTVKEVNSITGAMKKPNCKEYNPLGVCCHKIIQEAIDKGLTIK, from the coding sequence TTGAAAGTTATTGATGAATGTTGCTGTGAATGCACCACACAAAATTTAAATAAAACAAAGGAGAGTTGCCCTGTCTGTAATAATGAAGGAGTAACAGTTAGTAGGATAACCGTTGAACACTTGGTGACAGATGATAACCGCAAGGCAGTCTGGGGAGATAATTATAGGATTTGTATGAATGAAGACTGTGATGTTGCCTACTACAACGTTGATAATGGAATAAAATTCTTAAAAGTCCAAGTTAGTGTTCCTATTTGGTTTAAGAAAGATGCAAATCCAAAGTATTCTTGTTATTGCAGTAAAGTCACTGAAGAACAAGTAATAGAAGCTGTGGTTAAGCATGGTGTGAAGACAGTTAAAGAAGTGAATTCGATAACTGGAGCTATGAAAAAACCTAATTGTAAAGAATACAATCCCTTGGGAGTTTGTTGTCATAAGATTATTCAGGAAGCTATCGATAAAGGCTTAACTATAAAATGA